In the Streptomyces sp. NBC_00525 genome, one interval contains:
- a CDS encoding class II glutamine amidotransferase, translating to MCRWLAYSGTSVVLSDLLYKPEHSLIDQSLHSRMGVETTNGDGFGVGWYGENGDTPAIIRDTGPAWNNRNLREIASHIRSPLFFAHVRASTGSAIQQTNCHPFRHGRWMWMHNGAIADYHRLRRDLSLALDPALFAALEGSTDSEVMFYLALTLGLDQDVPGAVARMAGLIERVGHEEGVEYPLQMTVAVSDGERLWAFRYSSLGASRSLFYSDRAETVRALHPDWDFLRGVSDSTRLVVSEPLSGLPGVWKEVPESSYGVVQPGTDAFLPFTPEPV from the coding sequence ATGTGCAGATGGCTGGCCTACTCCGGCACGAGTGTCGTGCTCAGCGACCTCCTCTACAAGCCGGAGCACTCGCTCATCGACCAGAGCCTGCACTCCCGCATGGGGGTCGAGACGACCAACGGGGACGGTTTCGGCGTCGGCTGGTACGGGGAGAACGGCGACACCCCCGCGATCATCCGCGACACCGGCCCCGCCTGGAACAACCGCAACCTGCGGGAGATCGCGAGCCACATCAGATCGCCGCTGTTCTTCGCCCATGTCCGGGCGTCCACGGGATCGGCCATCCAGCAGACCAACTGCCATCCCTTCCGGCACGGCCGCTGGATGTGGATGCACAACGGAGCCATCGCCGACTACCACCGGCTGCGCCGCGACCTCTCCCTGGCACTCGACCCCGCCCTGTTCGCGGCCCTGGAGGGCTCGACGGACTCGGAGGTCATGTTCTACCTGGCGCTGACCCTCGGCCTCGACCAGGACGTGCCCGGCGCGGTGGCCCGCATGGCCGGGCTGATCGAACGCGTGGGGCACGAGGAAGGGGTCGAGTATCCGCTCCAGATGACCGTGGCGGTGTCCGACGGCGAACGGCTGTGGGCGTTCCGCTATTCGAGTCTCGGCGCCTCGCGCTCGCTGTTCTACAGCGACCGGGCGGAGACGGTGCGCGCGCTCCACCCGGACTGGGACTTCCTGCGGGGCGTGTCCGACAGCACCCGGCTGGTGGTCTCGGAACCGCTGAGCGGACTGCCCGGCGTGTGGAAGGAAGTACCGGAAAGCAGCTACGGGGTCGTGCAGCCGGGGACCGACGCCTTCCTCCCGTTCACGCCCGAGCCCGTCTGA
- a CDS encoding type 1 glutamine amidotransferase domain-containing protein: MSDNGSKRKVLAIVTNYGVEQDELVVPLDHLRERGVHVDVAALKKDDIETLVGDKDPGRTVRPDLTLEEADPAGYDLLLVPGGTLNADTLRLQEPACDIVRAFASAGRPVAAICHGPWVLVETGGVSGKRLTSYASLRTDVGNAGGDWVDEPVVTDESGGWKLITSRDPGDLGPFLKEVDAALAA, translated from the coding sequence ATGAGCGACAACGGCAGCAAGCGCAAGGTTCTGGCCATCGTGACCAACTACGGCGTGGAGCAGGACGAACTCGTCGTGCCGCTGGACCATCTGCGCGAGCGCGGCGTCCACGTCGATGTCGCCGCGCTGAAGAAGGACGACATCGAGACGCTGGTCGGCGACAAGGACCCCGGCAGGACGGTGCGCCCGGACCTCACGCTGGAGGAGGCCGATCCGGCCGGTTACGACCTGCTGCTCGTGCCGGGCGGCACGCTGAACGCGGACACCCTGCGGCTCCAGGAACCGGCCTGCGACATCGTGCGCGCGTTCGCCTCGGCGGGGCGGCCCGTCGCGGCGATCTGCCACGGTCCGTGGGTGCTGGTGGAGACGGGTGGCGTGTCCGGGAAGCGGCTGACCTCGTACGCCTCGCTGCGCACCGATGTGGGCAACGCGGGCGGCGACTGGGTGGACGAGCCGGTCGTCACGGACGAGTCGGGGGGCTGGAAGCTGATCACGTCGCGCGATCCGGGCGACCTGGGCCCGTTCCTGAAGGAGGTGGACGCCGCGCTCGCCGCCTGA
- a CDS encoding iron-containing redox enzyme family protein: MAGRTGGPALPRARGALSAGVIGHLRGDGPLPDPALAQAAEPYGDDLQLALYLCYELHYRGFASVDPALEWDPALLTVRAALERRFETALRRDAPPGSGLDDTLDGLLVEPADGTGVSHFLQEHATPDRLRDYAVQRSLYHLKEADPHAWVLPRLGGRAKAGMAAIEYDEFGAGRPERVHAQLFADLMADLDLEPAYGHYLDRGHAEMLALVNLMSLFGLHRRLRGALVGHFAAVEITSSPASRRLALAMKRAGAGPAAEFFYTEHVEADAVHEQVVRHDVVRGLLDEEPGLEPDVVFGIDTTGFLEDRLGARLLGDWGAADAA, translated from the coding sequence ATGGCCGGTCGGACAGGCGGACCCGCGCTTCCCCGCGCCCGCGGCGCACTCTCCGCCGGGGTCATCGGCCATCTGCGGGGCGACGGCCCCCTGCCCGACCCCGCCCTGGCACAGGCGGCCGAGCCCTACGGGGACGACCTCCAGCTCGCCCTCTACCTCTGCTACGAACTCCACTACCGAGGCTTCGCCTCCGTGGACCCGGCCCTGGAATGGGACCCGGCGCTGCTGACCGTACGGGCCGCCCTGGAACGCCGCTTCGAGACCGCCCTGCGCCGGGACGCGCCGCCGGGCTCCGGCCTGGACGACACCCTGGACGGGCTGCTCGTCGAACCGGCCGACGGCACCGGCGTGTCGCACTTCCTCCAGGAGCACGCCACCCCGGACCGGCTGCGCGACTACGCCGTACAGCGCTCCCTCTACCACCTGAAGGAGGCCGACCCGCACGCCTGGGTGCTGCCCCGGCTCGGCGGACGCGCCAAGGCGGGCATGGCAGCCATCGAGTACGACGAGTTCGGCGCCGGCCGCCCCGAACGCGTCCACGCACAGCTCTTCGCCGACCTGATGGCGGACCTGGACCTGGAGCCGGCGTACGGCCACTACCTCGACCGGGGGCACGCCGAGATGCTCGCCCTGGTCAACCTGATGTCGCTGTTCGGCCTGCACCGGCGGCTGCGCGGCGCCCTCGTCGGGCACTTCGCGGCCGTCGAGATCACCTCCTCGCCCGCCTCGCGCCGGCTCGCCCTCGCCATGAAACGGGCCGGGGCCGGGCCCGCCGCCGAGTTCTTCTACACCGAGCACGTGGAGGCGGACGCCGTCCACGAACAGGTCGTCCGCCACGACGTCGTACGCGGACTGCTGGACGAGGAACCCGGCCTGGAGCCGGACGTCGTGTTCGGCATCGACACCACCGGCTTCCTGGAGGACCGGCTCGGCGCCCGCCTCCTGGGCGACTGGGGCGCCGCGGACGCCGCCTAA
- a CDS encoding GAF and ANTAR domain-containing protein has protein sequence MVVVTRRVDVAPGAAAVAPLLARLGGHAMRCSNTCRGAAVFLRLAGGEAHGAATHPDLAVLAALQEETGEGPCAEATRSLRTVAAPDLVTEARWPGFRVAALERGLRSCAAVPVTAEGVTATVTLYAFRPWRLAAADAEVVRGSAARVVAELLCDGACAGAEAEAEQLRTAMVSRAVIDQARGIVMHMLDCDAQDAFGVLRVLSQRTNRKLNAVAAQLVRGRGRDGVRELRRLLDEVRAGR, from the coding sequence ATGGTGGTCGTCACCCGGCGGGTGGATGTGGCGCCCGGCGCGGCGGCGGTGGCGCCGCTGCTCGCCCGGCTCGGCGGACACGCGATGCGCTGTTCGAACACCTGCCGGGGTGCGGCCGTGTTTCTGCGGCTCGCGGGCGGGGAAGCCCACGGCGCGGCCACGCATCCCGATCTCGCCGTCCTCGCCGCGCTCCAGGAGGAGACGGGTGAGGGACCCTGCGCCGAGGCCACCCGCTCGCTGCGAACGGTCGCGGCCCCGGACCTCGTCACCGAGGCGCGGTGGCCGGGGTTCCGGGTGGCGGCGCTGGAGCGGGGGCTGCGGTCCTGTGCGGCGGTGCCGGTCACGGCGGAGGGGGTGACGGCGACGGTGACCCTGTACGCGTTCCGGCCGTGGCGGCTCGCGGCGGCGGACGCGGAGGTGGTCCGGGGGTCGGCGGCGCGGGTCGTGGCGGAGCTGCTGTGCGACGGGGCGTGTGCGGGTGCCGAGGCGGAGGCGGAGCAGTTGCGGACGGCGATGGTGTCGCGTGCGGTGATCGACCAGGCACGCGGCATCGTGATGCACATGCTGGACTGCGACGCGCAGGACGCCTTCGGTGTGCTGCGGGTGCTGTCCCAGCGGACGAACCGCAAGCTGAACGCCGTGGCGGCACAGCTCGTACGGGGCAGGGGCCGGGACGGTGTGCGGGAGCTGCGGCGGCTCCTGGACGAGGTACGGGCCGGCCGTTAG
- a CDS encoding PAS domain-containing protein, with product MSRPPERENGRAALAARLRELRAARDHPPAEYPVLLDAALTELEHALEALRDGPEPPGPPRTPGGDAAYPFKAVFDRLPWPVLLTDAQTLVHRLNPAAAELTGLPPGYAAGRPFAGLLRPADRAALRAHTAAVARGEGDRSLPVRLQRLPGGPLYATLTGLDAPGERGRDVLVTLTPASAPRPAAPPAGPADPATVVRRAELTGLLDRTDRALLAGDDPAVVLAEAAGLLRDGLADWALLDLGPPAEPVRVAVHGPAAPDDTGLEKAFLRQDPRDCPAAAEAMGRAATVVEQSTDDLARLGPDEDGTPLTVRADVSALLSAALVAPDGSTVLGALTLLRTGAGAPFSLLEAGCAEIAAGHMAVVAGRKAVAGRKAVAGRNVIDGGNGNPGRGCPRPEVAHGDVEEG from the coding sequence ATGAGCCGCCCACCGGAACGCGAGAACGGTCGCGCGGCCCTCGCCGCCCGGCTGCGGGAACTGCGCGCGGCCCGGGACCATCCTCCCGCCGAATACCCGGTCCTGCTCGACGCGGCCCTGACGGAGCTGGAGCACGCCCTCGAAGCCCTGCGGGACGGACCGGAGCCGCCGGGGCCGCCCCGGACGCCCGGCGGCGATGCCGCGTACCCGTTCAAGGCCGTCTTCGACCGGCTGCCGTGGCCCGTCCTCCTGACCGACGCGCAGACCCTGGTGCACCGCCTGAACCCGGCCGCCGCCGAACTGACCGGCCTCCCTCCGGGGTACGCGGCGGGCCGGCCATTCGCCGGGCTCCTGCGCCCCGCCGACCGGGCGGCCCTGCGCGCGCACACGGCAGCCGTCGCGCGGGGCGAGGGCGACCGCAGCCTGCCTGTGCGCCTCCAGCGGCTGCCCGGCGGACCGCTGTACGCCACCCTCACCGGCCTCGACGCGCCGGGGGAGCGCGGACGGGACGTGCTCGTGACGCTCACCCCCGCGAGCGCGCCCCGCCCCGCCGCACCGCCCGCCGGCCCGGCCGACCCCGCCACCGTCGTGCGCCGGGCCGAACTCACCGGCCTCCTCGACCGCACCGATCGCGCGCTCCTGGCGGGCGACGACCCTGCGGTGGTCCTCGCCGAGGCGGCCGGCCTCCTGCGCGACGGGCTCGCCGACTGGGCGCTGCTCGACCTGGGGCCCCCGGCGGAGCCGGTGCGGGTGGCGGTGCACGGCCCCGCTGCGCCGGACGACACCGGACTGGAGAAGGCGTTCCTGCGGCAGGACCCGCGCGACTGCCCGGCGGCCGCCGAGGCCATGGGCCGTGCCGCGACGGTGGTCGAGCAGTCGACGGACGACCTGGCGCGGCTCGGCCCGGACGAGGACGGCACGCCGCTGACGGTCCGGGCCGACGTCTCCGCGCTGCTCTCCGCGGCCCTGGTCGCGCCCGACGGCTCGACGGTGCTCGGCGCGCTCACCCTGCTCCGCACCGGGGCCGGTGCGCCGTTCTCGCTGCTGGAGGCCGGCTGCGCCGAGATCGCGGCCGGGCACATGGCCGTCGTCGCCGGACGAAAAGCAGTCGCCGGTCGAAAAGCAGTCGCCGGTCGAAACGTCATCGACGGGGGAAATGGAAACCCCGGCCGGGGATGCCCGCGCCCGGAGGTGGCACACGGCGATGTGGAGGAGGGTTGA
- a CDS encoding glutamate--cysteine ligase, producing the protein MVRTVGVEEELLLVDEQNGDPRSLSMAVLALAERRAEGDSGFEQELHRQQVEFATEPRSDMRELADEILRRRAEAARSAAEAGGAVVALATAPLPVNPSIGEGERYRWLADTYGLTTQEQLTCGCHVHVSVESDEEGVGVLDRIRPWLAVLLALSANSPFWQGQDTTYSSYRSRVWGRWPSSGPVEVFGSARRYHDEVQALVDTGVLRDKGMIYFDARLSHRYPTVEVRVADVCLDPADAALLATLVRALVDTAARAWRAGEPPEPYGVGLLRMAAWQAGRSGLEGPLLHPATMRPVPAPDAVRALRAHVRDALEDSGDLTAAAEGAERVLERGTGARIQRDALARTGSLRDAVAECVVRTRG; encoded by the coding sequence ATGGTGCGGACAGTGGGTGTCGAGGAGGAGCTGCTGCTCGTCGACGAGCAGAACGGCGATCCCCGCTCTCTCTCGATGGCCGTCCTGGCCCTCGCGGAGCGGCGCGCCGAAGGCGACTCCGGCTTCGAACAGGAGCTGCACCGCCAGCAGGTGGAGTTCGCCACGGAGCCGCGCTCCGACATGCGGGAACTCGCGGACGAGATCCTGCGCCGGCGGGCGGAGGCGGCCCGCAGCGCCGCCGAGGCCGGGGGAGCGGTCGTCGCCCTCGCCACCGCCCCGCTGCCCGTCAACCCGTCCATCGGCGAGGGCGAACGCTACCGCTGGCTGGCCGACACCTACGGGCTGACCACGCAGGAGCAGCTGACCTGCGGATGCCATGTGCACGTCTCCGTGGAGTCGGACGAGGAGGGCGTCGGCGTACTGGACCGCATCCGGCCCTGGCTCGCCGTCCTGCTCGCCCTCAGCGCCAACTCGCCGTTCTGGCAGGGCCAGGACACCACGTACAGCAGCTACCGCAGCCGGGTGTGGGGCCGCTGGCCCTCCTCCGGGCCGGTGGAGGTCTTCGGCTCCGCGCGCCGCTACCACGACGAGGTCCAGGCGCTCGTGGACACCGGCGTCCTGCGCGACAAGGGGATGATCTACTTCGACGCCCGGCTCTCGCACCGGTACCCCACCGTCGAGGTCAGGGTCGCCGACGTGTGCCTGGACCCCGCCGACGCCGCGCTGCTCGCCACCCTGGTCCGGGCCCTGGTCGACACGGCGGCCCGTGCCTGGCGGGCGGGCGAGCCGCCGGAGCCGTACGGCGTCGGGCTGCTGCGCATGGCCGCCTGGCAGGCCGGCCGCTCCGGCCTGGAGGGGCCGCTGCTGCACCCGGCCACCATGCGCCCCGTGCCCGCGCCGGACGCGGTGCGCGCCCTGCGCGCCCATGTGCGGGACGCGCTGGAGGACAGCGGAGACCTGACGGCGGCCGCGGAGGGGGCCGAGCGGGTGCTGGAGCGGGGCACCGGGGCCCGCATCCAGCGCGACGCGCTCGCCCGTACCGGAAGCCTGCGCGACGCCGTCGCCGAGTGCGTCGTCAGGACGCGCGGCTGA